From the genome of Uranotaenia lowii strain MFRU-FL unplaced genomic scaffold, ASM2978415v1 HiC_scaffold_357, whole genome shotgun sequence, one region includes:
- the LOC129759988 gene encoding cold shock domain-containing protein E1 isoform X1, which translates to MGSQTKPFRSADGPFMDYVDYGQRDMFFSGGGGQGNMPSSSRPPMASSNSFPPIGTFTLDSTTMGGSTGSAPPPNQSTIFGGGDSMMGSGSGGTGSIGVFNAASIMSMPNSGMSGGSNGNGSGGHSSGNSGNSYGSGGSQQNNSNGTDTNQGTRETGIIEKLLHSYGFIQCCERQARLFFHFSQFGGNIEHLKIGDPVEFEMTYDRRTGKPIASQVTKIAPEVVLSEERVTGTVTTELKTELSSSASSDTTTGRISYENRGECFFLPYTKDDVEGNVCLRAGDKVSFQIATNQRGNLGACHIRLENPAHPVKYRGVVCSMKDTFGFIERADVVKEIFFHFSETDNTIELRPGDDVEFIIQTRNQGKEVACNIARLPPGSVIFEDVDSTIYKGQVLKSLDRNHQLRQQNNDPLPGRIRYRAADHSEVEVPFGDKDQKGDFTLRHGDWVQFLLATDRRDQLQRATSISLLDETFQVSGEKREQGVVAALKEGFGFLRCVERNIRLFFHFTEVLDTSREICVDDEVEFTVIQDPGSSFANTRQSAIRIKHLPKGTVQFETLIESNVEGIVSREAPKSPIKSQERTEGGVITYGQGPVKKTIMYFLKDCDKAPRVGDKVRFNICQVKRNKELIATNIQEITNNPHQLQQQTSLNSTSDPLYQQVQQMQINSMQAQQQQPHSPSAGMNNGNRSISNNSAIMKSNYANGNVKSGKIHHGFIAVLKENFGFIETLEHDQEVFFHFSNFIGSTSSLELGHEVEYSLSTRSAVNAGNCIPAENVKIIPKGSIPQPKILPVAYNGVVLRPLRCINPDQLEYCGLVQVRSDTGESLSTHEFGITSLNNKRDLLQKDDMVNFKVDEAGRAVEITSIRTKKQAKVDSVKGLFGFLDFEVEEGKKLFFHMSEVQGGGSLYPGDSVEFSIVTNQRNGKTSACNMIKVSSDMNGLRAERLLSRIKLNSVDDSGPRLTVVRAPKGPDGTKGFHISARTPRLVGICLE; encoded by the exons GTCCTTTCATGGATTATGTTGACTACGGCCAGCGGGACATGTTCTTTAGCGGTGGTGGAGGTCAGGGAAATATGCCGTCCTCGTCCCGCCCCCCGATGGCTTCCTCGAATTCTTTCCCACCAATTGGTACGTTCACGCTGGACTCGACTACCATGGGTGGTTCTACTGGATCGGCTCCTCCCCCGAACCAGAGTACCATTTTTGGCGGTGGCGATTCCATGATGGGCAGCGGATCCGGTGGAACGGGTTCAATCGGAGTGTTCAACGCAGCTTCGATTATGTCCATGCCCAATTCCGGCATGAGTGGAGGGAGCAATGGAAACGGCTCTGGTGGCCATAGCAGTGGAAATTCGGGAAATTCTTACGGGAGCGGCGGCAGTCAGCAGAACAATAGCAATGGAACCGATACCAATCAAGGCACTCGCGAAACCGGGATCATCGAGAAGCTGCTG CACTCGTATGGTTTCATCCAATGCTGTGAGCGCCAGGCTAGATTGTTTTTCCACTTTTCGCAATTTGGTGGTAACATTGAGCATTTGAAGATTGGTGATCCAGTGGAGTTTGAAATGACGTACGATCGTCGCACTGGAAAGCCGATAGCCAGTCAAGTAACCAAAATTGCTCCGGAGGTGGTATTGTCCGAGGAACGTGTAACTGGAACGGTGACCACGGAACTGAAGACAGAGTTATCGTCTTCAGCATCGAGCGATACCACTACCGGTCGGATTAGCTATGAAAATCGTGGCGAATGCTTTTTCCTACCTTATACCAAAGATGATGTTGAAGGGAACGTATGTCTGAGAGCTGGCGATAAGGTCAGCTTCCAGATTGCTACCAATCAAAG AGGTAACTTGGGAGCATGTCATATTCGACTGGAGAATCCGGCCCATCCAGTCAAATATCGTGGAGTGGTGTGCTCAATGAAGGACACTTTTGGATTCATCGAACGGGCTGACGTCGTGAAAGaaatctttttccatttttcggaAACGGACAACACTATCGAACTGCGCCCGGGCGATGATGTAGAGTTTATAATTCAGACCAGAAAT CAGGGTAAAGAGGTCGCATGCAACATAGCCCGTCTACCACCGGGTTCAGTTATTTTTGAAGATGTCGATTCAACAATCTACAAGGGCCAGGTTCTCAAGTCACTCGATCGCAACCACCAGTTGCGCCAACAGAACAACGATCCACTTCCCGGACGAATTAGATATAGGGCTGCCGATCACTCGGAAGTAGAAGTGCCATTCGGGGACAAAGACCAGAAGGGTGATTTTACCCTGCGCCACGGCGATTGGGTGCAATTCTTGCTTGCAACCGATCGTCGTGACCAGCTGCAGCGTGCCACTTCGATATCGCTGCTGGACGAAACATTCCAGGTGTCCGGCGAGAAGCGCGAGCAGGGTGTGGTCGCTGCACTCAAAGAAGGTTTTGGTTTTCTGCGCTGCGTCGAGCGTAACATAAGACTGTTTTTCCATTTTACCGAGGTTTTGGATACG AGTCGCGAAATTTGCGTTGATGACGAAGTTGAATTTACTGTCATACAAGATCCAGGTTCGAGCTTCGCAAATACCCGTCAGAGCGCCATCCGTATCAAGCATCTGCCAAAGGGTACGGTTCAGTTCGAAACACTGATCGAAAGCAACGTCGAGGGCATTGTTTCGCGTGAAGCTCCCAAGAGTCCAATCAAATCTCAAGAACGCACTGAGGGTGGAGTCATAACCTACGGTCAAGGTCCTGTCAAAAAGACTATAAtgtattttttgaaagattGTGATAAAGCTCCACGTGTGGGCGATAAAGTTAGATTCAATATTTGTCAG GTCAAGCGCAACAAAGAGTTGATTGCTACCAACATTCAAGAAATTACTAACAATCCTCACCAACTGCAGCAGCAAACTTCATTGAATTCTACCAGCGATCCCCTGTATCAGCAAGTTCAACAGATGCAAATAAACTCAATGCAGgcacaacagcagcagcctcatTCACCGAGCGCCGGCATGAACAACGGAAATCGTTCCATCAGTAACAATTCGGCCATCATGAAAAGCAACTACGCTAATGGCAATGTTAAGTCGGGTAAAATACACCATGGTTTCATTGCGGTGTTGAAG gaaaactttggttttattgAAACATTGGAGCACGATCAGGAGGTGTTTTTCCATTTCAGCAACTTTATCGGATCGACCAGCTCGCTGGAACTGGGACACGAAGTTGAGTACTCGCTGTCCACTCGCAGTGCCGTCAATGCGGGCAATTGCATCCCGGCTGAGAATGTGAAAATTATCCCCAAGGGGAGCATCCCACAGCCAAAGATTTTGCCTGTGGCGTACAACGGCGTCGTACTGCGCCCGCTTCGTTGCATTAACCCGGACCAGCTGGAATATTGCGGACTGGTCCAAGTCAGAAGTGACACCGGTGAATCTTTGTCAACCCACGAGTTTGGTATAACCAGCCTAAACAACAAGCGGGATCTGTTGCAGAAGGATGATATGGTTAATTTTAAAGTTGACGAAGCCGGTCGTGCCGTTGAG ATAACATCTATCCGTACTAAGAAGCAAGCCAAGGTGGACTCTGTCAAAGGGCTGTTCGGTTTCCTGGATTTCGAAGTCGAGGAAGGCAAAAAGTTGTTTTTCCACATGTCCGAGGTACAGGGAGGCGGTAGTTTGTATCCGGGCGATTCGGTGGAATTCTCCATCGTCACAAATCAG CGCAACGGTAAAACATCTGCCTGTAACATGATCAAAGTATCGAGCGACATGAATGGCCTACGCGCTGAACGGCTGCTGTCGCGTATCAAACTCAACTCGGTTGACGATAGCGGACCACGTTTAACTGTTGTGCGTGCCCCGAAAGGACCAGATGGTACAAAAGGCTTCCATATTTCAGCCAGAACTCCACGTTTAGTTG GAATTTGCTTGGAATAA
- the LOC129759988 gene encoding cold shock domain-containing protein E1 isoform X2, translating to MGSQTKPFRSADGPFMDYVDYGQRDMFFSGGGGQGNMPSSSRPPMASSNSFPPIGTFTLDSTTMGGSTGSAPPPNQSTIFGGGDSMMGSGSGGTGSIGVFNAASIMSMPNSGMSGGSNGNGSGGHSSGNSGNSYGSGGSQQNNSNGTDTNQGTRETGIIEKLLHSYGFIQCCERQARLFFHFSQFGGNIEHLKIGDPVEFEMTYDRRTGKPIASQVTKIAPEVVLSEERVTGTVTTELKTELSSSASSDTTTGRISYENRGECFFLPYTKDDVEGNVCLRAGDKVSFQIATNQRGNLGACHIRLENPAHPVKYRGVVCSMKDTFGFIERADVVKEIFFHFSETDNTIELRPGDDVEFIIQTRNGKEVACNIARLPPGSVIFEDVDSTIYKGQVLKSLDRNHQLRQQNNDPLPGRIRYRAADHSEVEVPFGDKDQKGDFTLRHGDWVQFLLATDRRDQLQRATSISLLDETFQVSGEKREQGVVAALKEGFGFLRCVERNIRLFFHFTEVLDTSREICVDDEVEFTVIQDPGSSFANTRQSAIRIKHLPKGTVQFETLIESNVEGIVSREAPKSPIKSQERTEGGVITYGQGPVKKTIMYFLKDCDKAPRVGDKVRFNICQVKRNKELIATNIQEITNNPHQLQQQTSLNSTSDPLYQQVQQMQINSMQAQQQQPHSPSAGMNNGNRSISNNSAIMKSNYANGNVKSGKIHHGFIAVLKENFGFIETLEHDQEVFFHFSNFIGSTSSLELGHEVEYSLSTRSAVNAGNCIPAENVKIIPKGSIPQPKILPVAYNGVVLRPLRCINPDQLEYCGLVQVRSDTGESLSTHEFGITSLNNKRDLLQKDDMVNFKVDEAGRAVEITSIRTKKQAKVDSVKGLFGFLDFEVEEGKKLFFHMSEVQGGGSLYPGDSVEFSIVTNQRNGKTSACNMIKVSSDMNGLRAERLLSRIKLNSVDDSGPRLTVVRAPKGPDGTKGFHISARTPRLVGICLE from the exons GTCCTTTCATGGATTATGTTGACTACGGCCAGCGGGACATGTTCTTTAGCGGTGGTGGAGGTCAGGGAAATATGCCGTCCTCGTCCCGCCCCCCGATGGCTTCCTCGAATTCTTTCCCACCAATTGGTACGTTCACGCTGGACTCGACTACCATGGGTGGTTCTACTGGATCGGCTCCTCCCCCGAACCAGAGTACCATTTTTGGCGGTGGCGATTCCATGATGGGCAGCGGATCCGGTGGAACGGGTTCAATCGGAGTGTTCAACGCAGCTTCGATTATGTCCATGCCCAATTCCGGCATGAGTGGAGGGAGCAATGGAAACGGCTCTGGTGGCCATAGCAGTGGAAATTCGGGAAATTCTTACGGGAGCGGCGGCAGTCAGCAGAACAATAGCAATGGAACCGATACCAATCAAGGCACTCGCGAAACCGGGATCATCGAGAAGCTGCTG CACTCGTATGGTTTCATCCAATGCTGTGAGCGCCAGGCTAGATTGTTTTTCCACTTTTCGCAATTTGGTGGTAACATTGAGCATTTGAAGATTGGTGATCCAGTGGAGTTTGAAATGACGTACGATCGTCGCACTGGAAAGCCGATAGCCAGTCAAGTAACCAAAATTGCTCCGGAGGTGGTATTGTCCGAGGAACGTGTAACTGGAACGGTGACCACGGAACTGAAGACAGAGTTATCGTCTTCAGCATCGAGCGATACCACTACCGGTCGGATTAGCTATGAAAATCGTGGCGAATGCTTTTTCCTACCTTATACCAAAGATGATGTTGAAGGGAACGTATGTCTGAGAGCTGGCGATAAGGTCAGCTTCCAGATTGCTACCAATCAAAG AGGTAACTTGGGAGCATGTCATATTCGACTGGAGAATCCGGCCCATCCAGTCAAATATCGTGGAGTGGTGTGCTCAATGAAGGACACTTTTGGATTCATCGAACGGGCTGACGTCGTGAAAGaaatctttttccatttttcggaAACGGACAACACTATCGAACTGCGCCCGGGCGATGATGTAGAGTTTATAATTCAGACCAGAAAT GGTAAAGAGGTCGCATGCAACATAGCCCGTCTACCACCGGGTTCAGTTATTTTTGAAGATGTCGATTCAACAATCTACAAGGGCCAGGTTCTCAAGTCACTCGATCGCAACCACCAGTTGCGCCAACAGAACAACGATCCACTTCCCGGACGAATTAGATATAGGGCTGCCGATCACTCGGAAGTAGAAGTGCCATTCGGGGACAAAGACCAGAAGGGTGATTTTACCCTGCGCCACGGCGATTGGGTGCAATTCTTGCTTGCAACCGATCGTCGTGACCAGCTGCAGCGTGCCACTTCGATATCGCTGCTGGACGAAACATTCCAGGTGTCCGGCGAGAAGCGCGAGCAGGGTGTGGTCGCTGCACTCAAAGAAGGTTTTGGTTTTCTGCGCTGCGTCGAGCGTAACATAAGACTGTTTTTCCATTTTACCGAGGTTTTGGATACG AGTCGCGAAATTTGCGTTGATGACGAAGTTGAATTTACTGTCATACAAGATCCAGGTTCGAGCTTCGCAAATACCCGTCAGAGCGCCATCCGTATCAAGCATCTGCCAAAGGGTACGGTTCAGTTCGAAACACTGATCGAAAGCAACGTCGAGGGCATTGTTTCGCGTGAAGCTCCCAAGAGTCCAATCAAATCTCAAGAACGCACTGAGGGTGGAGTCATAACCTACGGTCAAGGTCCTGTCAAAAAGACTATAAtgtattttttgaaagattGTGATAAAGCTCCACGTGTGGGCGATAAAGTTAGATTCAATATTTGTCAG GTCAAGCGCAACAAAGAGTTGATTGCTACCAACATTCAAGAAATTACTAACAATCCTCACCAACTGCAGCAGCAAACTTCATTGAATTCTACCAGCGATCCCCTGTATCAGCAAGTTCAACAGATGCAAATAAACTCAATGCAGgcacaacagcagcagcctcatTCACCGAGCGCCGGCATGAACAACGGAAATCGTTCCATCAGTAACAATTCGGCCATCATGAAAAGCAACTACGCTAATGGCAATGTTAAGTCGGGTAAAATACACCATGGTTTCATTGCGGTGTTGAAG gaaaactttggttttattgAAACATTGGAGCACGATCAGGAGGTGTTTTTCCATTTCAGCAACTTTATCGGATCGACCAGCTCGCTGGAACTGGGACACGAAGTTGAGTACTCGCTGTCCACTCGCAGTGCCGTCAATGCGGGCAATTGCATCCCGGCTGAGAATGTGAAAATTATCCCCAAGGGGAGCATCCCACAGCCAAAGATTTTGCCTGTGGCGTACAACGGCGTCGTACTGCGCCCGCTTCGTTGCATTAACCCGGACCAGCTGGAATATTGCGGACTGGTCCAAGTCAGAAGTGACACCGGTGAATCTTTGTCAACCCACGAGTTTGGTATAACCAGCCTAAACAACAAGCGGGATCTGTTGCAGAAGGATGATATGGTTAATTTTAAAGTTGACGAAGCCGGTCGTGCCGTTGAG ATAACATCTATCCGTACTAAGAAGCAAGCCAAGGTGGACTCTGTCAAAGGGCTGTTCGGTTTCCTGGATTTCGAAGTCGAGGAAGGCAAAAAGTTGTTTTTCCACATGTCCGAGGTACAGGGAGGCGGTAGTTTGTATCCGGGCGATTCGGTGGAATTCTCCATCGTCACAAATCAG CGCAACGGTAAAACATCTGCCTGTAACATGATCAAAGTATCGAGCGACATGAATGGCCTACGCGCTGAACGGCTGCTGTCGCGTATCAAACTCAACTCGGTTGACGATAGCGGACCACGTTTAACTGTTGTGCGTGCCCCGAAAGGACCAGATGGTACAAAAGGCTTCCATATTTCAGCCAGAACTCCACGTTTAGTTG GAATTTGCTTGGAATAA